One Cucumis sativus cultivar 9930 chromosome 1, Cucumber_9930_V3, whole genome shotgun sequence DNA segment encodes these proteins:
- the LOC105436119 gene encoding uncharacterized protein LOC105436119, whose translation MAAGNNTSYDWADQWDYSDSTDVVSDNKKKTGGGNSSAKYKQKVGEGLGKTKSVASNGVKKVKEGTSLGFQWIKEKYNKTAHKK comes from the coding sequence ATGGCTGCAGGCAACAACACCTCCTACGATTGGGCCGACCAGTGGGACTACAGCGACTCCACCGACGTAGTCTCGGATAACAAGAAGAAGACCGGCGGTGGAAATAGTTCGGCCAAGTATAAGCAGAAGGTCGGGGAAGGGCTTGGCAAGACCAAATCTGTGGCTTCTAATGGCGTCAAAAAGGTTAAAGAAGGAACCTCCCTTGGTTTCCAATGGATTAAagagaaatataataaaactgCTCATAAGAAGTAG